One genomic window of Cuculus canorus isolate bCucCan1 chromosome 11, bCucCan1.pri, whole genome shotgun sequence includes the following:
- the BARX1 gene encoding homeobox protein BarH-like 1 — MQHPLELGAAPFFPAESFPDHRSHRYRSFMIEEILTDPPEAKGAAPAGELLKFGVQALLAARPYHNHLAVLKAEPAAVFKFPLAPLGCSGLGSALLAAGSGLQGGSASPHLPLELHLRGKLEPGPPEPGGKAKKGRRSRTVFTELQLMGLEKRFEKQKYLSTPDRIDLAESLGLSQLQVKTWYQNRRMKWKKIVLQGGGLESPTKPKGRPKKNSIPSSEQLSEQERARDAEKPPESLISAEVSQEE; from the exons ATGCAGCACCCGCTGGAGCTGGGAGCCGCTCCCTTCTTCCCCGCCGAATCCTTCCCCGACCACCGCTCGCACCGCTACCGCAGCTTCATGATCGAGGAGATCCTCACCGACCCTCCCGAGGCCAAAGGCGCCGCTCCGGCCGGGGAGCTGCTCAAGTTCGGGGTGCAGGCGCTGCTCGCCGCCCGCCCCTACCACAACCACCTCG CGGTGCTGAAGGCGGAGCCGGCCGCCGTGTTCAAGTTCCCGCTGGCTCCCCTGGGCTGCTCGGGGCTGGGCTCGGCGCTGCTGGCCGCCGGCTCGGGGCTGCAGGGCGGCTCCGCCTCGCCCCATCTGCCGCTGGAGCTGCACCTCCGCGGGAAGCTGGAGCCGGGGCCGCCGGAGCCGGGGGGCAAAGCCAAGAAGGGGCGCCGCAGCCGCACCGTCTTCACCGAGCTGCAGCTCATGGGGCTGGAGAAGCGCTTCGAGAAGCAGAAATACCTCTCCACGCCCGACAG AATAGACCTGGCCGAATCGCTGGGGCTCAGCCAGCTCCAGGTGAAAACCTGGTACCAGAACAGGCGcatgaagtggaagaaaata GTGTTGCAGGGGGGAGGCCTGGAGTCCCCCACCAAGCCGAAGGGGCGCCCCAAGAAGAACTCCATCCCCAGCAGCGAGCAGCTCTCGGAGCAGGAGCGAGCCCGGGATGCCGAGAAGCCGCCCGAGAGCCTCATCTCGGCCGAGGTCAGCCAGGAGGAGTGA